The genomic window TAGTTGATCCTGAAGGTTTGGAAACCAGTTTTGAATATGATATGGGCGGAAGAAGATTAAGACAGCTGCATCCTGACCGTGGCGAAACCAGGTATACTTATAGTAAAGCAGGGCAGCTTACGGAACTGATCAACAACAACCTGAATAACAGCGGGGGTATTCCTATTCATTATGGGTATTTATATAATCGTTTGATGGATATTGAGCTTCCGGATATTCCGACAGGTCAAAATCCTGCAAATGTAAACTACACCTATGGTACCTCCGGAAATAACGCTGGAAGAATTATTTCAAAACAGGACGGTACAGGATTGGCCTATTATGAATATGGTAAAATGGGTGAAGTCATTAATGAATACCGTGTGATCTATGGTTTTTACATGCCGACATTGGCCTTTAACACCGGTTATCAATACGATAACTGGAACAGGATTCGCACCATTACCTATCCGGATGATGAAGTTGTGAATTACCAGTATAATTTAGGCGGAAACCTGAAAAAAATAATCAATGATGCAGGATATGAATATGTAAACTCTATTAATTATGACAAATATGAGCAGCGTACCAATATGGTTTTCGGCAATAACACTTATTCCGGCTTTACTTATGAACAGGGAAAAAGAAGACTACAAAATCATGAATTACATGATGCTGCCGGTACAATGCTGCTTAATGGTACTTACTCTTACGATTTTGCCGATAATATCACAAAAATTGAGAATATAGGCCAGACGACAGATCCCGGCTTTGGAGGAGATTATACATTCAATTATGAGTATGATACCCTTAACAGGCTCCTCAGATCTTCCGGAAATGCATTTCCTAATATAAGAGAAGGGCAGCCGCCTGCTCCGGTTGTAACCAATATTAGCTCTATGTTTAATACAGAGCTGTCTTATAACATGAGCAGTGGTATAGATACCAAAATACAGCATCATGAGCTGGATGGGGTAGTCAATACGAATAATACCTATAATAATCAGTATTACTATCTTCCCGGTACCCATATGGTTGACAGGGTTGAAGATAGTAGTCTCGGAACCTTCGATTCTTTCACATACGATGGTAACGGAAATGTAGTCAGACAGATTTCAAACCAGACGGGAACCACTGATTTTTACTGGGATGAGCAGGATCGACTGAGAGCTGTTTATGCACCGGACATAAGCTCTTACCAATATTATGTTTACGACGATAAGGGAGAGCGTACCATTAAAGCAAATGTGCAGGGGGATACAGAACTGTACCAGAATGGTGAAATGGTGAATAACGGTTTAACTTTTAATGACTTTAAAGTTTATCCTAATCCTTATGTGGTGTATAATTCAAATGGCGTGCTTACCAAGCATTATTTTGCAGGTGACCAACGAATTGCAAGCAGATTAACAGATGTTGGTCCTATTTTTAACAGCAGACCGGCTCCCTCTGCAAATAAAGAAAAAGGCACCGATCCTCAATCAGCTGCTGAAAATGATTTCAAAAACTATTTGTCTAAAGCAGGATATAATAGTAGAGAAATAGAAAAAGAACTTACTGTAAATACACTAAGCACAGATGGAGTTTACTATCTTCACGGAGATCATTTAGGAAGTGCTACTTATGTTACGAACGAAGTTGGAGAAGCTACCCAATTTTTCCTAAATTTACCATTCGGGGAAACGATGGTAGAACAGCAGGAACCAACAGCCTATGTTAACCCCTATAAGTTTAATGCCAAAGAATTAGACAGCGAAACCGGTCTTTATTATTATGGAGCCAGATATTATAACCCAAGAATAAGTATTTGGTATGGTGTGGATCCACTTGCAGTGTACAATCCTGTAATGGAAGATGAATTCTACGGAGATGGCCAACATAATGGTGGAGTTTATTATTGGGGGAATCTTAATCCGTATATTTATTGCTACCAGAATCCTATTATATACGTGGATCCGAATGGGAAGCAGACTTTTGGACAACAAGTTAAAATTGCTTTAAAAAATCCTTCTAAAATTGGAATGATGGATAGAGCTGGAAATACTTTAGCAGATAGGGCTGGAGAGTTTTCGAGAAGAGGAGCACTCCCATCGTCACCTTTTGCTGTTCTGGATCGAAATGGTCCTGTTACTTCAGATCCAGATAGAGGAGGAGAAAGAGGTGCGTTCAGACATGCTACATGGATGGCTTTTGTGGCTTCTGAATATGGTTCTAAAAATGCAAAATGGGTCGGGGATCTCCATGAAAGTAAATCTACAGACACCAGTCAGACCAATAATCTTGTAGGAATAATGGCTGCAGATACTGTTGCGGATGAACTTAATAATGAAATAGGCAGGAACTTTGGTGAAAAAAATAAAGGTAAGGGATCACGTGATATTGCATTAGGGATTTTAGAGATTTATCATACTGAGGGATTATATCAAGTAGAAAAAGGTAATGGGGAAAATAAATTTAATGTGGTTAGAAAAAAACTAAATGATACCAAATATAATGATCTTAAAAAAAGGTTCCAAGGTTTATCAAATGATGGAGTGACTCCAAGAGATAAAGAGAAAAACAGTCCTTTGTCAAGACCAACAAGATCTAAGTTATAAATTAAAATTTGTGAAGTAAGCTTAATTATATGTATAAAAAACAGTTTTTTTTCAGTATGAAAGGTTTTGCTTTTTTATTAATTCTATGTGTGTTGCAATGCCAAAGTCATAATTCGGATGAATTCAATAATTTTATTATGAAGGAAGGTGAAGCTTGTACAAAAAATAACGATTGTAGGGTTGATCTTAAAAATCTACCATTTAAATGGGATAGATTTTATATAATTTCTGAAAACCATTTCCCAGAAGTGCAAAACGAAGAAGATATATCTACACTCATTAATTCTGAATATAATGGAGATATCAAAAATAATGAAAGGTTGTTAGTGTTTATTTTTAAAGACAAAATAGTACGAAAAATTATAGATAACTATAAAAAAGAAAAATTGATAGATTCTAAATCTTTACCAGTTGATTTCTATATAGATCATAGTATACCCCCTTATTTTGAAAATAATAATGCCATTTTCTTAATTAGGAAAAATGAAAATACCTACACCCTTTATTGGGTGAATAACAATAGATAATATCATCAGCAAAAAGTGTATTGATTTAGACTATAAGTAAGCGTATGGTATAATGCTTCTTAAAATTAAGTACTGCAACATATGTTACCAACGAAGCTGGAGAAGCCACCCAGTTTTTCTTAAATTTACCTTTCGGAGAAACGATGGTAGAGCAGCAGTTGCCAACAGCTTATGTTAATCCATATAAGTTTAATGCGAAAGAATTAGACAGCGAAACCGGTCTTTATTATTATGGAGCAAGGTATTATAATCCAAGAATAAGTATTTGGTATGGCGTGGATCCATTAGCAGTCTATAATCCTGTAATGGAGTCACAGTTTTATGGTGACGGACAACATAATGGAGGATCATTTTATTGGGGGAATAACAATCCATATATTTATACTTATCAGAACCCTATTAAATATATTGATCCTAACGGAAAACAAAATCTTTCTCCGTACTTGATAGCAAAAAAGGGACTACAAAGTTTTTTAAATGATACTGGAGATGTTTTGGGACAAGTAGCACGCAACATTGCTCCAATAAGACCAGCTGATGCAAATGATCCTAAAACATTGAGTGAAGCATGGAATAACCTAAAAAATGCTCCTGCAAATATTAAAGAGGTATATACAAATGGCTCAGCTAAAGACAAAACTATTGTTACCTTAAGCTTGCTTGCACTAATGAAGGGGAAATCTCCTGCTGTACCAGGAACGGCTTTAGCAGGATTGAACTTATCAAAGTATGCTAAATTTGGCATGTGTATGGAGTTTGCAAGTGCATTTAAGAAAGCTTATGGCGGAGTAGTTAAAGAAATTAATCTTCAAAAAGAAGGATTTAATCTCATAGGTGGGCCAGATGGTGTTCAGCTTAGCAATAATGGGATGCACCGTTTTGTAGAAAAGGTTGTTGATGGTAAGGAATATGTTTTTGATAACCTACATATGTATATTCCAGATAAATTGACCACCTAATTCCTGATTAAATTGACCACTAAGAATGAAGTCAAAAACGGTGTCTAAAAGATGGTTTAAAAATATAAAATAAATCTTTATTCTGAGCTGATTTTCTGATCAGCTTTTTTCCTTCTCATAGATTCCCCTTTAAGGTCTATTCTCAGGGAGTTATGTACCATTCTGTCAAGGATTGCATCGGCTATTGTTTGTTCCGCAATTACTTCATGCCATACACTTACGGGAAGTTGCGAAGCAATAATAGTGGAGCGTTTTCCGTGCCTGTCTTCAATGATCTCCATAAAATCCTGTCTTTTCAAATTATCCAGGGATTGCAATCCAAAATCATCAAGAATAATAAGGTCCTGCTTTTCTATACGGTCAATCTCTTTAAGATAAGATCCGTCTGCCTTAGCCATTTTAAGCTTTGAGAAGAGTTTGTTGATGCTGAAGTACATGACTTTATATCCCATTGTACAGGCTTTGTAGCCTATGGCAGTTGCTATAAAACTTTTACCAACTCCTGTTGATCCTGTAATAAGAATATTCTGTTTCTGCGAGATAAAATCGCAGGAAGATAACCTTCCAATGGTATTCTTATCAATATTCCTGGAAGAAGATGCTGTAATCTCTTCCATAAATGCCCTGTACCTGAATCTGGCAGAAGTGATTAACCGCTCAACCTTTCTGCTTTCCCTGTCGTCATACTCGGATTCAATCAAGTAGGCAATAAGTTCATCGTTGGTATAAGAGATACTTCCTGTTTCCATTGTTGTGGAAAAAGCTCTGTGCATTCCGTAGAGCTTTAAATGTTTCATTTTTTCTAATGTTGCCTGATTCATAGGTTTTGTATTAATGATTTAATTGTTAATGATTGTAGGTATTACTGATAGTATTTTCCGCCCCTTATATTTTTGTGTTTAGGCAGTTTCTTTTCTTCAAAAAATGCATCGTCATCGGTGAGATTATCCAGTCCTCTTTCCAAGATGCTTTTAATCATGGCAAGGCTGTATTTTTCATATCCCAATGCTCTTTTACAGGCATTGTCAAGTCTTATGTTGCCAATCTTTTTTGATAATGAAAGGATTCCCAGGCAGGTTTTATAGGACTGCTCAGGATGCTGTTTCTTTTCCAGGATTTTGATGATGTACTGTTCACAATATTCTCCGACAGACCTTCCCCAAGAGATAAACCGGGAGGGATTCCATTCCGTCATAAACTGATAAGATGAAGGCATATGCTCTTTAACAGTTGTATACTGATATTTGGCCAGGACTCTGTTATGGAATGCTATTCTGCGCTGATCATAGTAAATTTCGACTGTGTTTTTACTAAAAATAATGTTTACTTTTTTACCAATATAGCTGAACGGAACACTGTAATAATGTTTGTCTTTGCTTAAATATACATGGCTGGTCTTATGAACAGTGGCACGTACAGAATGCTTGAGCTGGTACACCATAGCCGGTAGTGGGGATAATGCATGTTTTTCAACCTCACGGAAAACGTCAGCCCTGGAATACTTCTTTCTTTTCATGGGAGCTTCATTATATCCCTCCAGAAGGTTTTCTATAGCTTTGTTCAATGCTTCCAGGCTAAAGAAGTGATCTTTACGCAATGGAGCAAAAATGCGGGTATAAACAATACGTACCGCATTCTCAACCAAAGCCTTGTCCTTAGGATGGTAGGTACGCGTGGGAAGTATTGTGGTACTATAGTGCGAAGCAAAATCCAGGAGGGAATCAGTGATGACAGGTTCGTACTTATGGCTCTTTTTTACGGCTGTACGCAGGTTATCGGTAACAATAGCTGCGGGAACTCCTCCATAATAATGCAGGGCTTTGGTAAGGCTTCCAAGAAAATCTTCTTTCCCCTGGGTCCTTGTAGCTTCTACGAAGGTCATACCACTGGCGCCAAGTATAGATACGAAGACTTCAACTTCCTGTTGTTCTCCTGTTTCTTTATCAATAATGTGAAGCTTTTTCCCAGTATAATCCACAAAAAGTTTATCCCCAGCCTTATGTTCAATATGCATGGAAGGGTTTACCTTTTTACACCATTCCCTGTAATGATGACAAAAACGGGAATATTGGTAGCCTGAAGGATATTTATCTATGTATTCTTCCCATAGCAGATAACGGGTAACCCCAACACGTTTTAGTTCTTTGGATATGTAAGGAAACAGCGATTCAAGTTGTTTTTTGATACTGTCCTTATCCCTTATATCGGTTGGCGGAGTCTCGAATAAATCATCTAAATCTTCATCACTCAACTCTATCAACTCATCATATGTAAGTTGGTGTTCATGGAACAGGCTAATATACTTTTTGGCAGTATTGCGTGAGATACCCAGTTGTTTGCTTATCTGCAATTTACTTACTCCCTGGGTGTATAATCGTAATAATTGTTTGATGTTCAACATGTCTATTCTTTTGTTAGCCATTGGTATTTTTTGGCTAAGTTATTCAAGACACGTTTTCTGACTTTTTTGGGTGGTCAATTTGAGCAGGAATACCCTGGTCAATTTGCTCAGGAATCAACTGGTCACTTTCGCAGGATTAAGATGGTCAATTTTGAAGGATTCTACAGTTGAACCCTTTGGATAGCGCTTGTATTTCGTTATCCATTAGCATTCTGGTATGATCCTGCTTTTCAGAAAGTGATTTACAGTGATTCATACCTTTAAATCTGATAATTTTACCTTGTGGATAATCATCACAAAAGTAAGTGTAACGGATTTCCCAATCTTTTTTTAAGTTGGAAGCATTTTTTTTATCCCAAGACGTAGGATAAACTTTGAAAGGTGAGTGGTAAGCTTTCATTTTTTACACGATTTTTTACACGGTTAAAAAAATAAGCCCGAGAAGATATAGAAAATATAAAACTGCAAACCCAATGTGGATGAGGGTTTGCAGTGATTTTGTACCCAGGACCGGGATCGAACCGGTACTCCTAAGA from Chryseobacterium camelliae includes these protein-coding regions:
- a CDS encoding RHS repeat domain-containing protein, with the translated sequence MVEQQLPTAYVNPYKFNAKELDSETGLYYYGARYYNPRISIWYGVDPLAVYNPVMESQFYGDGQHNGGSFYWGNNNPYIYTYQNPIKYIDPNGKQNLSPYLIAKKGLQSFLNDTGDVLGQVARNIAPIRPADANDPKTLSEAWNNLKNAPANIKEVYTNGSAKDKTIVTLSLLALMKGKSPAVPGTALAGLNLSKYAKFGMCMEFASAFKKAYGGVVKEINLQKEGFNLIGGPDGVQLSNNGMHRFVEKVVDGKEYVFDNLHMYIPDKLTT
- the istB gene encoding IS21-like element helper ATPase IstB; amino-acid sequence: MNQATLEKMKHLKLYGMHRAFSTTMETGSISYTNDELIAYLIESEYDDRESRKVERLITSARFRYRAFMEEITASSSRNIDKNTIGRLSSCDFISQKQNILITGSTGVGKSFIATAIGYKACTMGYKVMYFSINKLFSKLKMAKADGSYLKEIDRIEKQDLIILDDFGLQSLDNLKRQDFMEIIEDRHGKRSTIIASQLPVSVWHEVIAEQTIADAILDRMVHNSLRIDLKGESMRRKKADQKISSE
- the istA gene encoding IS21 family transposase; the encoded protein is MANKRIDMLNIKQLLRLYTQGVSKLQISKQLGISRNTAKKYISLFHEHQLTYDELIELSDEDLDDLFETPPTDIRDKDSIKKQLESLFPYISKELKRVGVTRYLLWEEYIDKYPSGYQYSRFCHHYREWCKKVNPSMHIEHKAGDKLFVDYTGKKLHIIDKETGEQQEVEVFVSILGASGMTFVEATRTQGKEDFLGSLTKALHYYGGVPAAIVTDNLRTAVKKSHKYEPVITDSLLDFASHYSTTILPTRTYHPKDKALVENAVRIVYTRIFAPLRKDHFFSLEALNKAIENLLEGYNEAPMKRKKYSRADVFREVEKHALSPLPAMVYQLKHSVRATVHKTSHVYLSKDKHYYSVPFSYIGKKVNIIFSKNTVEIYYDQRRIAFHNRVLAKYQYTTVKEHMPSSYQFMTEWNPSRFISWGRSVGEYCEQYIIKILEKKQHPEQSYKTCLGILSLSKKIGNIRLDNACKRALGYEKYSLAMIKSILERGLDNLTDDDAFFEEKKLPKHKNIRGGKYYQ